caagagcaattttaccctattataaaacacaaatatttgtgttccttattttgcaccaattgcatatcaattcgttctaaaaaaaaagatttcatgtttcttataatttaataatagaattggagattaatattttataaattcgttgaattttttgaatttttttgtttaatttgtacaaaagacaatatttttttattttttttatttttttcatatcccaacatatgtttgtgatttgttactgataaaatgacgcatgtgtgaagtatagatgacaagattcatgaccgagaagacagtttgatgaattatttctcaaattgacccaatttatcaacgttaggggtaaaattgctcttggcttctaaagttaggggtaaaattgcaccattttagacgttaggggtaaaattgctcctggtgtatttttgcaccttaacctttATAAGAAAGTTCAAGAAGTCTAATTTTGAAAAGTAAAACCAAGTATTGCAGAGTTCAACATGTCAAACTGATCAGTCACGCCTTTTAAGAACAAGTGCAAGTTCCAGCTTGTAGTGAAATAGCAACTAGAAAAACAGGAGTTCAATAATTATCCCTGAATGTACAAACACATTCATATCAATCATTAATTAGTTTGGAGTACAATTTAAAACTAGAAGAATTTACCAGATGAACATAACCAGATTAATGTTTTCCTGCAAAGGCAATGACCCTCAATTGGTGAAACTAATTAGATAAAAGTGAATGGTTAATTGCCCTTGAGGGCATAGAGAACAACCATTATAAATTAAttgtatagcttcaacacccaACATCACTACTTCAAGAAATAGTGAGACATCATTCAAATCAAAGCACTACTAGTGAAAAGCTCACAAAGCAATGCTTTGAATTTAACCTCCACAAAACAGCAGAAAGGATAAACCAACCAAAATATTCTGAATCTAGTTCAAGCTTGTTCACACCAAGCACACAGACTGTGCTAAATTTCATCGACTCCCAGTTGGGTTAGGCTGATATGATCTCGATGTCCCATATCAAAGACGTAGGACAAAAAAGCCGAAGATGTGGTTATAACCagactaataaaaaaaaaaaggcggcccggtcgcactacgcgtcctcgctgagcgagggtccggggaggggtcccaccacaagggtgtactgggggcaagccttcccctgccaatttatttggcaagaggccgctcctaagactcgaacccgtgacctcttggtcacacgacaacaacgtttaccgagTAATTTATGTTAGGATAGGGAAATAATATATAGGGATTCTCTCAGTTGATCTGGGATAGCAGTTAAAAGCAAGATTAATAGAATTgtatatcatttgttttttaGTTCCATGTCCATCAAGAACCTCTCAAAACACAAAGCCAAGTTTTAAGTAGGAGCATTATATCAAGCATTAGTGAATGTAAATCCATCAAATTGCTCAAAAACTGGTGTTTACCTTTCCATCATAGACTTCATCTTTGTGATTAACATCTATAGCTCCAGAAGCCATAACTCGAACAGGATTGGCACCAGCAAATAGCCTCATCAAATCAAAGAAATGGCAGCATTTCTCTACCAGTGTCCCCCCTGTGTTAGCATTGAATCGGTTCCAATCATTAACCTGTTACAAGCATTAGCCAACAACACTCGTTCATGCTCAAGTAGTTTCAAAAAACGAGCAGCAAATCGCACCTTAACCAAGAAAGGAAACCGATGTTCCCTAATCGCCACCATTTTAACTTGTCCAAGTGATCCACCCTCAACAATTTCAATCAGCTTAGCAACAGGTGGCATGTATCTGTATTCTAATCCAACTTGCACAAGAATATCTGATCTCTTTCTAGCAGCATCTACAAcctattaaattacaaaaataaaataggcATAATTGTAAAATTAACTGGagtaaaatggtaaaaattgGAAGACCTTCTTGCAATCATCAACAGTGGTGCAGAGTGGCTTCTCTACCAGTACATGATGGGGTTTTGGGTGGTTAATAATGTCCATAAGAATCTGATAATGAGTCATATTTGGAGAGGAAACAACCACTACATCACAAAGTCCACTATCTAACAGCTCCTGATGCCCTGAAAATACCTGTACAAGTAATCTAGTAAGAAATTGTACAAACAAAAAAGCATCATGACATCCCTGATCTTATCAAATTTTGAAGGCAAAAAGCATTCCAAGGCCCCTGATCGCTCTAATTTTAGCAGGGAAAAGTATGATGTTGTGCACATATCTTTGAAAAGAGAAAATTCCCAAAACAGTACCTGAAGGGACCAATTAAAAGATTGAGCTAGTTGAAGGGCGAGTTGTTGGGAGGGCAGATGAGGATCGGCGATGCAAACAACGGCGACATTTTGGGAGCGCAGATGGTAAAGATTAATGAGGTGTTCTCTTCCCATCATACCTACTCCGATGATCCCATACTTGACGGTATTGATAGCGGCCATGGTCCACCTTCGTTTTCTCTTCCTTGTTCTAGATTGCTTGCCAGCCCTATTGGCTATTGATAATCTTTTCTTTTGCATAAATGTCTGAGTCTGAGTCTGAGTCCATCTTTAGTCCAATTCCACGTTCAGCCAATCTCCAAACCGTGTTGTCTATTTAGTCTACTCTTTTCTACTCCATCTTTAAATATAGAGTTGCTACTGTAAAATTCTCCAACCATTTATTCTATTTTACCAACTCTttaaaacttttattattattatattcattttttacataacaattttttttaaataaacataacatttatattctttatattattaatcaaaatatatcaatttattaatttttataatattttataattaaatgataattattaaaGTCAATATTTAAATGTACAATAcagtaaaaaaatcaaataacactacaattaaaaattaaataatataaatacgtctaaaaaataatagtacataaataataaatatacatgtacaaaaaataaatatacatgaaattaatatttaaaataataacaaatatttaaaacaaatattatataaaataaatattatataaaaatagaaaGCCCTTGGAAAGTTAATGTGAATGATTGGGCGAGTAAAGTCAAAGGAAATGCTTGATTGTCTGTCTAGAGGATCTCTAGCCTATCCGCACACACTTGTCAAGCTGGACTCGATATCCACTTCCACCAAAAAGCCAAAACTTTCtatcaaatttacattttttttgggGGGGGGATTTTGCCCCATTTGGGCATTACGAGGATTTAAAAATCTTGCAAGGGTCATGGTTTAGCCTATTGCTTATGTGGTAATGGTTTAGCATATTgcttatgtattttttttatggcaaaaagcatcctgaggctcctgatctttcattgttttgtgcattaagccctcaatCTTTTGTTTAGACATATTGAGCCCCtaatctttcaccatttggtgcattaagccctcgatctttcatttagacacaatgagcccttgatctttcatatatgggtgtattaggtccttccataaatcaattaatatataggtttattaagggcatgtttggtgtgacaacaaatgatgttctaaaaataacaaattctaaaataaaaaatatattatacaaattaataaaaataatttaaataaaaaatttattgaacataataaaaccttgtttttcgataattatgttctaaaaataaaaataatgttaaaattgaagcacattttgtggGAAATAAGAaaggtaattttatcaataacaagcaactacaaacaactgttcatgaaaagagcttttcgtgaaaagctccaaaatgttgcagtgtctagagaaaatgcgaaacgctgcagttatataaacctaaccaaacatgcccttaataaacctatatattaattgatttacggaagggcctaatacacccatatatgaaagatcaatggctcaatgtgtctaaatgaaagatcgagggcttaatgcaccaaatgatgaaagatcaggggcttaatgtatctaaataaaagatcgaaggcttaatgcaccaaataatgaaagatcaggggcctgatgatgctttttgcttttttatcagttttgttttattttgtaaaaaaaaaaaaataggttagttactgattttttttatataataggttttctgaacctttttttttaaccccatttttttataataggTTAGTTACTGATTTTAAAGTAAAAAACaaattctttttaaattttagttgAAATTAGTAGGTAGTTTATCCTTTCAGTGGGTAagttacatacgtggtgtacaacctttatcctatttcacactttggtgtacaacctttaattttgcacacaaaagtgtacaaccttttggtgacctcccactaaagtgtacaaccggtaattatgaccggtcaactcaAAGTCAACGTaccacatcatcattttttattttacccaTTTAAAAAGTGGGACTCACTCCTTATACAATCACTAAACTACCCTTATCCTTAtgtaaattactaaaataccatcATCCCCTTCCTTCCCTGTTTTTCTGTCAACTCCTTTCTCTTTctatctttctctttctctctctactttctctctctcaaataagCAGAATAATATTTCATTACCAACAACAATATAATTAATCTTAGTCGCTGGATGGTAAGGTGCAATATTATTATTAACCCATTGTTTAGCAGCAcccaggggcggagccagagggggcggggagggtcggccgaccctccggcTCCGCCGGAAACTCCCTAAACAGAGGTTCGGAACCTTGGATTTGTCAAGGAccgccatggctggaggggctccagccatggcggctgaagaagaagaagacacaggcgtcttcttcttttttgacaACCAGGCGTCTTCTTCTTCGTAGGTGGGAAGGGCATTTTTGTCCTTCCCATCTATCTTTTTTAAACCCTAAACAGCCCAAAactagacctggcaattatcgtgttcgtgtcgtgtcatttcgggttcgtgttaaaaaaactaaacccaaacccaacccaaaaactttcgtgtcaaagtcgtgttaacctgttcgggcTAGTGTCGATTctgtgtcgtgttttcggggttacatgtaattttgttatgcatatatattaataataactcttaaaaatataagaagatatggtactgtttttaaacattttatatcatttttagattagtatgttaacactaattatcgaaaaattcgataatatcatgttagagggtcatgtaatttgtttataacaatttaggaaattcaaatcaatgtttgcaattaataattataattttattatctttattaataaagtgacataaaaaatacgagagaatataacaataatttccaatatccgtgtcatttcgtgtcgttttcgggttcacatatcaacactaacccaacccaaaaaattgcgtgtcagtttcgtgtcaacccaaaaatgacccattacctattaagctcaacactaacactaaaaatccgtgtcgtgttcgtgtcgtgtaatcgggtcgtgtgtcattttgccacctctattcaaaacgacgtcgttttgggctGTTGagggttaaaaaaaataaagagatgGGGAAGGGCAAAAATGCCCTTCcctatttctttctttcttttttttttttttgtaaatctgCACAGCTATTTaacgaaagaagaaaagagaaagcAAAGAAGAACATATTGAGGGGAGGGATAATTTCCAAATtagaaatttttatttagtccatttttatttagaaatttcaattgatcaattaattttaatctcactcaactttcaattaatttcaatttaGGATTTCTAAAGAACATATTGAGGGCAGGGATAAATTTCCAAATTAGTCCatttttatttggaaatttcaattgatcaattaatttcaatctcactcaactttcaatttaggatttctaatttagaGAATTCTATGTTGTTTGCTTCGAATTTAATTTAGggtataatttaatatttctagttactttaatttaaattatcattGATTTACTGTGTTGGGgattaatttcatttatttgtttttatttatttagggataagataccaaaataggcctaaggtttttgagaaagtatcaatttaggctcaatgtacaaaataacacaaatataaacttaatgtttaaaaattgGTATCAATTTAGATCTCGATAACGAAACGTGATACGTCATTCACATTACTTCGTTACGATCTTTCAATTGTATACCGGGAGAGAAACCAGAACTTAacggattaatatgaatagcgtGTCACATTTCGTTATCGAGCTTAAAAtggtactcttttttaaacgttaagcctacattagtgctattttgtatatggagactaaattgatacttctcccaaaacgttaggcctattttggtatcttatttcttttatttagaaaaGACGTATCAATTTTTTTACTATAGGTACATAAATACTTTTTACTCTCATTTGTATAATATAATTTGTcttttatattgttttttttatttttataaatatgttaaagtagtattaatttttttttgatgtcTAGCCCCAACCTATAGGTCCTGGCTCCGCCCCCTGACAGCACCCAGTTCTGAAAGTGCCGGAATATCCCCATTTCCGACAGTCACCGTAACATAAATACCTATATTAGCAAAAGCTTTAAGGATTTCCGGATTTGTGTCGAAGATTCTAATACTATCGATAATTGTTTTAGATTTTATGAAGTTTGCCACCTCAGCTGGTGGAGGAAGGTTGTTGGCTATGGTTCCATAATTGATGCGAATGGCTGAGACGGTGCTGGACAGCTGGAGGAGGACGGTGGaaaagaggaggaggaagatggCCGGCGGTGAATTAGAGGCCGGCGGCTGGTTTTTTCTATGGAAACGAAAATGAAAAATATGGATAGGTTGGGTATTTAAAGGAGGCGGGGAATCTATTTTTGAGGGGGAAATAGGTGGTTGGAAAATAATGTTTTTGACCAAAATGTTGAATTGATGGCTGAAATTTAGCTACATGTATGGAATTGATAATCATGTTAAAATATGTATTTAAATAGATGTTCTAGATTTGCAGAAAAacagagagagaaagggaaagataaacagagagagaaagggaaagatagaaagagaaagaagtTTGCAGAAAAATGGGGAAGGGAAAgatagaaagagaaagaagtTGGCAGAAAAATTGGGAGGAGAGTGGATGATGACATTTTAGTAATTTACATAAGAGCAAGGATAGTTAGTTTAGCGGTTGTATGAggagtgggtcccactttttaaatgggtaaaataaaaaatgatgatgtggcatgtTGATTTtgagttgaccggtcataattaccGGATGTACACTTTAatgggaggtcaccaaaaggttgtacacttttgtgtgcaaaattaaaagttgtacaccaaagtgtgaaatagggtaaaggttgtacaccacgtatgtaatttaccctcctTCCAGGTATAGTAttttagaaattaaaaaaaaattggtgatttttttttttttttgtaagctattgaaaattttaaaaataaaaacttaaaaatggTTTCTATATTTTTAATAGGCTTAATAACTTGTCAAAAAAAACCTGATTGTCTTCCTCAATTtttaaagtgtcccgatagtccattcaacttgtataaaatgttcagttaaccctctgaacttgtgtaaaatataatcaattgatcattcggttgcaaaaaaataagttaaatgcggaagatgtattgcacgcatcttaaaatgttattacataatttaaaaatagattaaaaagaaagttattGTTTGCTCAATTATGCAACTTGTatttgttggtccctgataattagttccaatggggggttaggaactaatataactttttctctttttaattaagctgactggaagttattttgagagtttattaactctgcttttggtcagctttgtGAGATATGTtcgaagacagctttagtcagatgttgactaaagttgttttcttgtgagttgagaaatgacactcttggaggtcagcttctaactcagcaccacttatttactcaaggttaGCTTAgtcaatttatatgctgagtaaatttagcacacaacacatacaatataagagagagttcagagattactcagtatcacttatcctggttcggcctctctgcctacgtccagtccccagagtcctccgggctttttgaatccaatactaagctctttaacggtagagcacaaaccaattacaaggcagttgaatatgcaagagtaccttcctctattcgtctactcaactcctactaagcgctacaacccagcacctagatttctctacaaCTGAAATGCTAACAACCTAGCACTCAGCTTTTACTCTCTCAATATtactattgatcacagacttgttcctttgtgaactaaggaacactttagatgattacaactcaatctagcatttacacatagaatagtaacgtggtgtaagattctttttgtatttgagtgcctttgaaactttctctcttgtattttgcTTTTTGATGCTTGTCTATATCTGTTCTtttggttcttcgattgtccttttatagacgaAAACCTATGGACTTGTTTGtttaaaatgtcttgaccgttgcaaccaaaacggctcttttggggaacattttcTGGAAATCTTCAGATTGCACACCATTCCCTGCTTCTGTTTtacttcaggcgtcaggttgtcttttagcgtctgttttgtttgtttgtgacagttgtctgtttccaataatccaacgtcccatgactttCGGAATCAGTCTTCTTAGGTATTTTCGAGGtaccaattattggtgcagatgattggcagactttgtcttttagtagaatgagtccttcatgctgtcctgatgaacacttaGCTCCGTTTGTTTatggttcatgctgagttcctccgAGGTCAGCTCTGTTTTGTTTTAAACACTCCTGACGAGGTCTTTAGCTTTAGTCAGctttgttttgtttctgaactttaactccactcagcttcgcttgtgttgacttttgtcctgtcttttactttatatatttttgcactcaagattcaacaaacatattagtacaatcaaagcatttaaatttaattccctcttaatcatggatgattttgtcaaatcaaaatcttgtggaaaggtgtttcaacaaactcccccattttgatgttggcaaaatacataattacggaacttagttataagttgccccatTATTGAAATATTTGAagtgactcccccgtaagggtcgCATTCATTTTGTCTTAAGCCTACCGAGGTCTAACTTTACTAGGTTTGTTTCTTTTGTGTATACTGGCTTTACTTTTAGAAAGATGTTGTCTCTTAGTTTAGTCTTAGTGTcctttttgatttgtttgttcaaacttGACTGATCAGATTCAGGAAGAGGAAAAAGAACTGATATTGGATAACAATCAATCAACAAACAAGAAACGATATTGGACAACAGCAACAAACAAGGTATATCAACCTAAAAAGTAGACGACAAAACAAACAGATAACAGGATAAGATGCCAAGTTTCTAGACACAAACTGGCTGGatttacttcttcttcttttgggcTGAGGGGTCAACATgagcaatgccttttccttttacttcttcttcttttgggcTGAGGGGTCAACATgagcaatgccttttcctttgctccCAGAGGCAAACGCAGTTCCTAAAGTTAGAGGCTGAGTTCCAGGCTGAGTTCCTCTTTTActagtctcccccgttttgccatcatcaggttGATAAAGGAAGGTTTTATTCCTAGCGGCCGAGGAGAGGTAGTTGGAATAGCGCTGAAGCCTCTTTGTGCTTTCTCCCAAACTGTCAATAACAGGAACGCTATCGTCTTGGACGTGCCTGGGGACTCGAATGGAGCTGCTTATCATGCTAAGAAGACATTCATGGGCTTTGCTGGGGCAAGCAATGGAGTTGGTGACCTGACCATAAGATTGATGAAATAGTTTCAACAGAGCAGAGTCATAGAACATTCGTTGTGCATTGTTGATCCTCATGGCTTTCATGATAGCTTGCGAGAAGGTCATTAGCTCTGTGTTGGATACTGGATCAACGTCCATCTGGGCCCGATCAATGTTCAAGAGTCTCACTGCctcactcagttgatcaatcGTGCATTGAGAGGAGGAGGATACAAGGTCACGGGTACTTGTCAGCTCTGCTTGAATCTTAGTAAACCATTGTTGGAGCTCAGTGGAGGTGACAGATTCTGTGGTGCTTGGTGGACTGGATTTAGTTAGCTCAGCATATAGCTTAGTGAAGCAatcttgcaactcagcagatgttgcGGACTCAGTGTGTACAGTTGCTCTGGAAGgggtcagttccgctgctagcttaacaaaatagttttgaagctcagaggaagtgacgtaccctggattgacttcagaTAGGTgttgaatttttccttcaagagAGTTCAGATGAGTAGCCATGGTAAGCACTACTTCAGTCAGTTTGGCCATTTGCTCTTGGTTTGGCTGCTGGGTTTGCACTGCAGTGATAATACTAACCAAATCTTTCAGGCTACGGAGTTCTTGTAGAAGTTGAGTGATACTGGTTAGGTGAGAGGGCTCTTGAGTGGACTGACAACCTTCAGCGTGAGTAGAATGAAAGTCTTGAAGTAGAGACTGAGTTGAATCAATGACCCTAcggccagactcagttgcattcaGGTATGCAAACTTTGCAGcattggactcagaggctggtgtaGGATTTTCTGATGGTGGAGGTGTTGGTTCCTTGCCAGACTGAGTACCTAGACTGTTATGAAGTTGTTGAGCTGAGTTATCAACATTTTGTGATGGAGGTGGAGTTGAGGTATGAGTTGGCTCAATTGGTGCAGCTTGACTTGGATTTGTAGGGtttttggcatgttcctcatgtTGAGTAACAGTGGCTTGCTTTTTCGCTAGATCTTCTGGTGGAGATTCAGTGGCAGTTGAGAAATACTTGAACTGAATTTTAGACAGGTCAGTTTCTGGCTCGTCAAGGGGAAAGTCGTTCATGAGATCAAGGTGTTTTTGCACTTTCTTCTTTAATCTCCACCGGCTCTCAGTTTTTGGTGGAGAATGGTCAATTTGAAGACCTTCACTTGACTCAGCAGCCACAGTTCCTTCCCCTACAAGTTGCTCAATATTACCTTCTTCCCttgtttgctcagcatcatcacGAGGGCATGCTTCCTCCTCAGTATTACCTTTTTGTTGCTCAACGTGTTCCACATCTTCTTTTTCGTGGTCAATCTCATGACCTTCAGTTTGAGGAGAGGTTAGTGGTACGGCTTCCACTATTTTCAAGGAGTGacctcttttcttcttctttaacgGGGTCTCAGGAGTTTCTTCGTTTTCATCCTCAGGcacttctggcctctttcttttcccAATGTGCTCATCAACCTTGTCAGTTTGGGCTTTCTgtcttgatgaaagccttattTTCTTTGGAACAGAATGGATATCTTTGGAGCTAACTTCtgcagccttcctcttcttccctttttcaggCTCAACTGTCTTGGGTGACTCAGTATGAGCCTCAACTTCTTAtgcaggctcagcttcaggTTCCATTTCTGCTtgctcttcttcctcattttcctcGGCTTCTCCAGTTCCTTCATaccccttcaagggttgattatacAATAGTCCATCTAGTAggactgcagtgatttcacttcccaacgagcttgtctcgtccactatctctatttgcttgtcctgtatGATTTTCGTGATAAGTGAACCCAAACGTAGTTTCCTACCGCTTCGTTGAAGGGCTCCAACTAGAAACACAGGGAGATTGAATGGAGTTgaagtcaacatgtgccatataaagcactgttcgaagttagaTGCGGAGGAGGCAGAGCTAAGTTTGGGAAAGATAAAGGTAGTCAGCATGAAATGAACCATCTTTTGATCCTTACCCATGCAAgtactgggtatttctcctctgtgatctttgggtttacagaacccttTTAACTTTTCAGACGTGGCTTTAGGTAtcttctcctttgttgttcGAAATTGGATTCCTTCGTTCGGTATCTCTAATagtgtggctagataggcaggggtaataacgattttctgacctttcacATTTGTCTCCAAGTAATCTGAGTCGTCTGCATCAACTCGTAAATTTGAGTAGAACTCTCGAACTAACCTTGGGTAGGCTGTTCCTGGAAGGGAAAAGAGAC
The DNA window shown above is from Euphorbia lathyris chromosome 1, ddEupLath1.1, whole genome shotgun sequence and carries:
- the LOC136210493 gene encoding uncharacterized protein isoform X1 — its product is MQKKRLSIANRAGKQSRTRKRKRRWTMAAINTVKYGIIGVGMMGREHLINLYHLRSQNVAVVCIADPHLPSQQLALQLAQSFNWSLQVFSGHQELLDSGLCDVVVVSSPNMTHYQILMDIINHPKPHHVLVEKPLCTTVDDCKKVVDAARKRSDILVQVGLEYRYMPPVAKLIEIVEGGSLGQVKMVAIREHRFPFLVKVNDWNRFNANTGGTLVEKCCHFFDLMRLFAGANPVRVMASGAIDVNHKDEVYDGKVPDIIDNAYVIVEFYNGSRGMLDLCMFAEGSKYEQEISVVGNIGKGEAFVPESIVRYGTRVAGRAGVQTLKAEDDRIQYNGLHHGSSYLEHLNFLGAVRANGEKAPSVDLQDGLISVAIGVAAQLSIEKGRFVTIREVLDEHCSV
- the LOC136210493 gene encoding uncharacterized protein isoform X2: MQKKRLSIANRAGKQSRTRKRKRRWTMAAINTVKYGIIGVGMMGREHLINLYHLRSQNVAVVCIADPHLPSQQLALQLAQSFNWSLQVFSGHQELLDSGLCDVVVVSSPNMTHYQILMDIINHPKPHHVLVVDAARKRSDILVQVGLEYRYMPPVAKLIEIVEGGSLGQVKMVAIREHRFPFLVKVNDWNRFNANTGGTLVEKCCHFFDLMRLFAGANPVRVMASGAIDVNHKDEVYDGKVPDIIDNAYVIVEFYNGSRGMLDLCMFAEGSKYEQEISVVGNIGKGEAFVPESIVRYGTRVAGRAGVQTLKAEDDRIQYNGLHHGSSYLEHLNFLGAVRANGEKAPSVDLQDGLISVAIGVAAQLSIEKGRFVTIREVLDEHCSV
- the LOC136210493 gene encoding uncharacterized protein isoform X3 — translated: MQKKRLSIANRAGKQSRTRKRKRRWTMAAINTVKYGIIGVGMMGREHLINLYHLRSQNVAVVCIADPHLPSQQLALQLAQSFNWSLQVFSGHQELLDSGLCDVVVVSSPNMTHYQILMDIINHPKPHHVLVEKPLCTTVDDCKKVVDAARKRSDILVQVGLEYRYMPPVAKLIEIVEGGSLGQVKMVAIREHRFPFLVKVNDWNRFNANTGGTLVEKCCHFFDLMRLFAGANPVRVMASGAIDVNHKDEVYDGKENINLVMFICCYFTTSWNLHLFLKGVTDQFDMCQTLLTMHMLLSSFIMVLEGCLTFACLLKEVNTSKKFLLLVILGRGRLLFPRVLCGMVLEWPEEQVFKH